Proteins encoded by one window of Centroberyx gerrardi isolate f3 chromosome 21, fCenGer3.hap1.cur.20231027, whole genome shotgun sequence:
- the ddrgk1 gene encoding DDRGK domain-containing protein 1 isoform X2 — protein sequence MDVALYLIAAAILIVLILFAVKVRSKTEEADTEQRQNEGRAARHPQQAAEERGAGMPRRRRNLASVMVNRRAQRDASDNENPVEEEEEEQQSFQPTAKVGAKKQRKLEEKQAKKAQREAELEEREERKRMQELRDQERRQEDERERLMEQKQEEEERQAKEEQERKEEEEYLRLKASFVIEDQGEEEQLTEDQSRNLLQEFIQHIEDSKVVLLEDLASHFGMRTQDAIARLQDLLADGSLTGVIDDRGKFISITPEELNSVAQFIKQRGRVSITELAQASNSLINLMPEVRNTA from the exons ATGGATGTTGCGCTGTATTTGATAGCCGCGGCAATTCTCATTGTGCTGATTCTGTTTGCGGTGAAGGTGCGGAGTAAAACAGAGGAAG CTGATACGGAGCAACGGCAGAATGAAGGCCGGGCAGCGCGGCACCCTCAGCAGGCAGCGGAGGAGCGAGGAGCTGGCATGCCTCGCCGGAGGAGGAACCTCGCCAGTGTGATGGTCAACCGACGAGCCCAGAGAGACGCTTCTGACAACG AAAAccctgtggaggaggaagaggaggagcagcagagctTCCAGCCGACAGCGAAAGTAGGAGCCAagaagcagagaaagctggaggagaaacaggcCAAGAAAGCCCAGAGAGAG gcagagctggaggagagggaggagagaaagaggatgcaGGAACTCAGAGACCAGGAGAGACGTCAGGAGGACGAGAGGGAACGACTTATGGAGCAGAAGCAG GAAGAAGAGGAGCGCCAAGCGaaggaagagcaggagagaaaggaggaagaggagtaccTGAGGCTCAAAGCTTCCTTTGTCATAGAAgaccagggagaggaggagcaacTCACTGAGGACCAG TCACGCAACCTCCTGCAAGAATTCATCCAGCACATTGAG GATTCGAAAGTGGTTCTGCTGGAAGACCTGGCATCACACTTTGGGATGCGAACGCAGGATGCTATTGCAAGACTACAGGACCTGTTAGCCGATGGCTCCCTCACAG GAGTGATCGACGACAGAGGGAAGTTCATCTCCATCACTCCAGAGGAACTCAACTCAGTGGCCCAGTTCATCAAACAGAGGGGCAGAGTTTCTATCACAGAGTTGGCCCAGGCCAGCAACTCTCTGATCAACCTCATGCCTGAGGTCCGCAACACTGCCTGA
- the ddrgk1 gene encoding DDRGK domain-containing protein 1 isoform X1 translates to MDVALYLIAAAILIVLILFAVKVRSKTEEADTEQRQNEGRAARHPQQAAEERGAGMPRRRRNLASVMVNRRAQRDASDNEENPVEEEEEEQQSFQPTAKVGAKKQRKLEEKQAKKAQREAELEEREERKRMQELRDQERRQEDERERLMEQKQEEEERQAKEEQERKEEEEYLRLKASFVIEDQGEEEQLTEDQSRNLLQEFIQHIEDSKVVLLEDLASHFGMRTQDAIARLQDLLADGSLTGVIDDRGKFISITPEELNSVAQFIKQRGRVSITELAQASNSLINLMPEVRNTA, encoded by the exons ATGGATGTTGCGCTGTATTTGATAGCCGCGGCAATTCTCATTGTGCTGATTCTGTTTGCGGTGAAGGTGCGGAGTAAAACAGAGGAAG CTGATACGGAGCAACGGCAGAATGAAGGCCGGGCAGCGCGGCACCCTCAGCAGGCAGCGGAGGAGCGAGGAGCTGGCATGCCTCGCCGGAGGAGGAACCTCGCCAGTGTGATGGTCAACCGACGAGCCCAGAGAGACGCTTCTGACAACG AAGAAAAccctgtggaggaggaagaggaggagcagcagagctTCCAGCCGACAGCGAAAGTAGGAGCCAagaagcagagaaagctggaggagaaacaggcCAAGAAAGCCCAGAGAGAG gcagagctggaggagagggaggagagaaagaggatgcaGGAACTCAGAGACCAGGAGAGACGTCAGGAGGACGAGAGGGAACGACTTATGGAGCAGAAGCAG GAAGAAGAGGAGCGCCAAGCGaaggaagagcaggagagaaaggaggaagaggagtaccTGAGGCTCAAAGCTTCCTTTGTCATAGAAgaccagggagaggaggagcaacTCACTGAGGACCAG TCACGCAACCTCCTGCAAGAATTCATCCAGCACATTGAG GATTCGAAAGTGGTTCTGCTGGAAGACCTGGCATCACACTTTGGGATGCGAACGCAGGATGCTATTGCAAGACTACAGGACCTGTTAGCCGATGGCTCCCTCACAG GAGTGATCGACGACAGAGGGAAGTTCATCTCCATCACTCCAGAGGAACTCAACTCAGTGGCCCAGTTCATCAAACAGAGGGGCAGAGTTTCTATCACAGAGTTGGCCCAGGCCAGCAACTCTCTGATCAACCTCATGCCTGAGGTCCGCAACACTGCCTGA